A section of the Bacillus pumilus genome encodes:
- a CDS encoding phosphoribosylanthranilate isomerase, with protein MKPFLKYCGAGSLEDVKCIAQSQADAIGFIFAPSKRQVDPNQVKQWLSKSQCRKKITGVFVNENTQKVCDITKHIPLDIVQLHGDETKEDATQIKQQTGTVVWKVFHHDPDIKGTLDKMTAFAPFVDGFLIDAKVKGMRGGSGTAFTWEAVPLYNQHAKRLEKTCIIAGGITPETLPELLAYGPRAIDLSSGIEEDGKKSSAKIKALEERMLNNVRISK; from the coding sequence ATGAAACCTTTTTTAAAATATTGCGGAGCGGGCTCACTAGAAGATGTAAAATGCATTGCTCAATCTCAAGCAGATGCGATCGGATTTATTTTTGCGCCAAGTAAAAGACAAGTCGATCCAAATCAAGTGAAACAATGGCTCAGCAAGTCGCAGTGCCGTAAAAAGATTACGGGTGTATTCGTAAATGAAAACACCCAAAAAGTGTGTGACATCACAAAACATATTCCTTTAGATATCGTGCAGCTACATGGAGATGAAACAAAAGAGGATGCAACACAAATAAAACAACAAACAGGGACGGTAGTGTGGAAAGTCTTTCATCACGATCCCGATATAAAAGGAACACTTGATAAAATGACGGCATTTGCGCCATTTGTTGATGGCTTTCTCATTGATGCGAAAGTAAAAGGGATGAGAGGCGGTTCTGGCACAGCTTTTACATGGGAAGCGGTACCTTTATACAATCAGCATGCAAAACGGCTTGAGAAAACATGCATCATTGCAGGCGGAATTACACCGGAAACGCTGCCAGAGCTTCTTGCCTATGGCCCAAGAGCGATCGATCTTTCAAGCGGCATAGAAGAAGACGGGAAGAAAAGCAGCGCTAAGATCAAAGCGCTCGAAGAAAGGATGTTAAACAATGTACGCATATCCAAATGA
- the aroA gene encoding 3-phosphoshikimate 1-carboxyvinyltransferase produces MKIHKHAPMNGVIHIPGDKSISHRSVMFGAIANGTTVVKNFLPGADCLSTIDCFRKMGVDIEQKGTDVVIHGKGLKELKEPSDVLDVGNSGTTIRLMMGILAGCEFHSTLIGDESIAKRPMQRVTGPLKQLGAKIDGRANGEYTPLSIRGGHLKGISYESPVASAQIKSAVLLAGLQAEGTTTLTEPHKSRDHTERMLSMFGVKLDEDEQSVSIEGGQTLKATDIFVPGDISSAAFFLVAGSIVPNSRIVLKNVGLNKTRTGIIDVLKQMGANLEINEVDAKGGEPYGDLTISTSSLKGIEISGDVISRLIDEIPIIALLATQAEGTTIIKDAAELKVKETNRIDTVVSELKKLGADIEATDDGMKIHGKTPLQGGAVVSSYGDHRIGMMLGIAACITKQAVEIEDTDAVRVSYPNFFEHIEYLTKTV; encoded by the coding sequence ATGAAAATTCATAAACATGCTCCTATGAATGGAGTCATTCATATTCCAGGTGATAAATCCATTTCTCATCGATCAGTGATGTTTGGAGCAATTGCTAATGGGACGACAGTGGTGAAAAACTTTCTCCCAGGAGCTGATTGTTTAAGCACAATTGATTGTTTTAGAAAGATGGGCGTTGACATTGAACAAAAAGGGACAGATGTTGTGATTCATGGGAAGGGACTGAAAGAGCTGAAGGAGCCGTCTGACGTCCTCGATGTTGGAAATTCTGGTACAACCATTCGATTAATGATGGGAATATTAGCTGGTTGTGAGTTTCACAGTACACTGATCGGTGATGAGAGTATTGCTAAAAGACCCATGCAACGAGTAACAGGTCCACTTAAACAACTAGGAGCGAAGATAGATGGTAGAGCAAACGGCGAGTATACGCCGCTGTCTATTCGTGGTGGTCATTTAAAAGGAATCTCATATGAGTCTCCAGTCGCAAGTGCGCAAATTAAATCCGCTGTCCTTTTAGCAGGGCTTCAAGCAGAGGGAACAACGACATTAACTGAACCACATAAATCAAGAGATCATACAGAAAGAATGCTCTCCATGTTTGGTGTGAAACTAGACGAAGATGAACAAAGTGTTTCCATTGAAGGCGGTCAAACATTAAAAGCAACAGATATATTTGTTCCTGGAGACATTTCTTCAGCTGCATTTTTCCTTGTTGCTGGATCGATTGTTCCTAACAGCCGAATTGTGTTAAAAAATGTTGGGCTAAACAAAACAAGAACGGGTATTATTGATGTTTTAAAACAAATGGGTGCGAATCTTGAGATCAATGAAGTAGATGCAAAAGGCGGAGAGCCATATGGCGATTTAACAATCTCGACCTCTTCATTAAAAGGGATCGAAATTTCTGGTGATGTGATTTCAAGACTCATCGATGAGATTCCGATTATAGCGCTTCTAGCAACACAAGCAGAAGGAACAACGATTATTAAAGATGCTGCTGAGTTAAAAGTAAAAGAGACCAATCGAATCGATACAGTCGTGTCAGAACTTAAAAAACTCGGTGCTGATATTGAAGCAACAGATGATGGTATGAAGATTCATGGTAAAACCCCGCTTCAAGGCGGCGCTGTTGTATCAAGCTACGGAGATCACCGAATCGGTATGATGCTTGGGATTGCTGCATGTATCACAAAGCAAGCGGTTGAGATTGAAGATACAGATGCTGTACGCGTCTCATACCCGAATTTCTTTGAACATATTGAATACTTAACCAAAACAGTCTGA
- the trpB gene encoding tryptophan synthase subunit beta has protein sequence MYAYPNELGRYGEFGGKFVPETLMQPLKEIEQAFNELKEDPAFEQEYLSLLHNYSGRPTALTYADQLSAYLGGAKIYLKREDLNHTGAHKINNALGQALLAKKMGKSNIIAETGAGQHGVAAATVAAKFGLSCTVFMGKEDVERQSLNVFRMKLLGAEVIPVTSGNGTLKDATNEAIRYWVQHCSDHFYMIGSVVGPHPYPQIVSEFQRMIGDEAKEQMLKKEGRLPHKVIACVGGGSNAIGMYRAFLDDEVDLIGVEAAGKGIDTPLHAATITKGTKGVIHGSLTYLIQDEFGQIIEPYSISAGLDYPGIGPEHAYLHASGHVEYVSATDQEALDALKLLTEKEGILPAIESAHALAKAFEMSRTMSEDEIILVCLSGRGDKDVHTLMNVLESEGKTK, from the coding sequence ATGTACGCATATCCAAATGAGCTTGGCAGGTATGGAGAATTTGGAGGGAAATTTGTTCCTGAGACACTCATGCAGCCACTCAAAGAAATCGAACAAGCATTTAACGAATTAAAAGAAGACCCCGCTTTTGAGCAAGAATATCTTTCTCTATTGCACAACTATTCAGGCAGACCGACTGCACTGACATATGCCGATCAATTATCCGCATACCTCGGCGGCGCAAAAATCTATTTAAAAAGAGAAGATTTAAACCATACAGGTGCTCATAAAATCAACAATGCACTTGGTCAGGCCCTGCTTGCAAAAAAAATGGGCAAATCAAACATCATCGCAGAAACAGGCGCTGGACAGCACGGAGTAGCAGCTGCAACGGTGGCCGCAAAATTTGGATTATCATGCACGGTGTTTATGGGAAAAGAGGATGTGGAGAGACAATCTCTCAATGTATTCCGAATGAAGCTCCTTGGCGCTGAAGTCATACCTGTCACAAGTGGAAACGGCACATTAAAAGATGCGACGAACGAAGCGATTCGTTACTGGGTTCAGCACTGTAGTGATCATTTCTATATGATAGGTTCAGTTGTAGGACCTCACCCGTATCCCCAAATCGTCAGTGAGTTCCAGCGGATGATTGGTGATGAAGCAAAAGAGCAGATGCTTAAAAAAGAAGGCAGGCTCCCACATAAAGTCATTGCTTGTGTTGGCGGCGGAAGTAATGCGATTGGAATGTACCGAGCGTTTTTGGATGATGAGGTTGATTTGATTGGTGTAGAAGCGGCTGGAAAAGGAATTGATACACCGCTTCATGCAGCAACCATTACGAAGGGGACAAAAGGGGTCATTCATGGATCTTTGACCTATTTAATCCAAGACGAATTCGGCCAGATTATTGAGCCCTATTCCATTTCAGCTGGTTTAGATTATCCCGGGATCGGACCAGAGCACGCCTATTTACATGCGAGTGGACACGTTGAATATGTGAGTGCTACAGATCAAGAAGCCCTGGATGCACTAAAGCTGCTGACAGAAAAGGAAGGAATTCTACCAGCGATTGAATCAGCACACGCTTTAGCCAAGGCATTTGAGATGAGCAGGACGATGAGTGAAGATGAAATCATCCTTGTCTGCCTCTCAGGAAGAGGAGATAAGGATGTGCATACATTAATGAATGTGCTTGAAAGTGAGGGCAAAACGAAATGA
- the trpE gene encoding anthranilate synthase component I, translating into MNSHSNVTRFLRDSESHKTIPIVETITVDTLSPIQIVEKLKADIVYLLESKDESSSWSRYSFIGLHPFLTLHDDQNEYIARDAAGQEVMKKQELKDLLDWMKEQYQIKTPDVDIPFTGGAVGYLSYDLIPSIEPSVRPHRSASTTDNCTLFVCQTMIAFDHETNHVHFIQYTQLTGNETEDEKIQAYKENQKQLEQMIHKLHTKIDMKELILSGNMNELPSFEHVTSTYEKEQFLKDVEKIKEYIRAGDIFQGVLSQRFDIPVSVSSFELYRVLRIVNPSPYMYFMKLKDRDLVGSSPERLIHAKNRNLEIHPIAGTRKRGATKEEDAALARELLEDEKEKAEHYMLVDLARNDVGRVAEYGSVSIPTFTKVVNFSHVMHIISIVTGKLKQDTHPVDALMSAFPAGTLTGAPKIRAMQLLNEMEPEPRETYGGCIAYIGFDGNIDSCITIRTMSVKNQTASIQAGAGIVADSVPENEWEETCNKAGALLRAIQLAEHIFSEKESVQDESATISTC; encoded by the coding sequence ATGAATTCCCATTCAAATGTAACCCGATTTTTAAGGGACAGCGAGTCCCACAAAACGATCCCGATTGTTGAAACCATTACAGTTGATACGCTCTCACCGATTCAAATTGTCGAAAAACTCAAGGCAGATATTGTGTATCTACTAGAAAGTAAAGATGAGTCTTCTAGCTGGTCGAGATATTCCTTCATCGGATTACATCCTTTTTTAACCTTACATGATGACCAAAACGAATATATTGCACGTGACGCTGCTGGGCAGGAGGTCATGAAAAAACAAGAACTGAAAGACTTATTAGACTGGATGAAAGAGCAATATCAAATCAAGACACCAGATGTTGACATCCCGTTTACAGGCGGGGCAGTTGGGTATTTAAGTTATGATCTTATTCCAAGCATTGAACCTTCTGTCAGGCCTCACCGAAGCGCATCAACGACAGACAATTGTACTCTATTTGTCTGCCAAACGATGATTGCTTTTGATCACGAAACGAATCACGTTCATTTTATCCAATACACCCAGTTAACCGGAAATGAAACAGAAGACGAAAAAATACAAGCTTACAAAGAGAATCAAAAGCAGCTTGAACAGATGATTCACAAGCTCCATACAAAGATTGATATGAAAGAACTGATTTTATCAGGGAATATGAACGAATTACCGTCGTTTGAACATGTGACATCAACCTATGAAAAAGAGCAATTTCTAAAGGACGTAGAAAAAATCAAAGAATACATTCGAGCGGGTGATATTTTTCAAGGCGTACTCTCACAGCGTTTCGATATCCCAGTGTCAGTGAGTTCATTTGAATTATATCGTGTGCTTCGCATTGTGAATCCATCTCCATACATGTATTTTATGAAATTAAAAGACCGTGATTTAGTCGGAAGCTCACCAGAACGATTAATTCATGCCAAAAATAGGAACTTAGAAATTCATCCTATTGCAGGCACTAGAAAAAGAGGAGCAACAAAAGAAGAGGACGCCGCGCTGGCAAGAGAGCTACTAGAAGATGAGAAAGAAAAAGCAGAACATTACATGTTAGTAGATCTAGCCAGAAATGATGTCGGCCGCGTAGCAGAATACGGCAGCGTATCCATACCGACCTTTACAAAAGTAGTGAACTTCTCACATGTCATGCACATCATCTCCATTGTGACAGGGAAGCTAAAGCAGGATACACACCCAGTTGATGCACTCATGTCCGCATTTCCAGCAGGCACATTAACAGGGGCACCAAAAATAAGAGCGATGCAATTATTAAATGAAATGGAGCCAGAGCCAAGGGAAACGTATGGCGGCTGTATTGCCTATATTGGATTTGACGGTAATATCGACTCTTGTATTACCATTCGCACCATGAGCGTCAAAAATCAGACCGCCTCCATACAAGCAGGCGCTGGCATTGTCGCAGATTCTGTACCAGAAAATGAATGGGAAGAGACATGTAACAAGGCAGGAGCGCTTCTGAGGGCCATTCAGCTTGCTGAACATATTTTCTCAGAAAAGGAGAGTGTGCAGGATGAATCAGCGACTATCAGCACTTGTTAA
- the trpD gene encoding anthranilate phosphoribosyltransferase, with the protein MNQRLSALVNGGFLSENEAHQLMYDMMSGFLTDAEVAASLSILAHRGETAEEMTGFVRAMRQKAEPAERSLDVVDTCGTGGDGLSTFNISTAAAIVASAAGAKIAKHGNRSVSSKSGSADVLEYLGIHIQSTPEETRRQIQEKNMGFLFAPMYHSSMKQVAAVRKQLGFRTVFNLLGPLCHPMQAKKQIIGVYAKEKAKLMAEALAPLEPEHVLFVCGEDGLDELTITANSYVIELKKGDMTEYTLNPEDFGLAKGYLSDIQVQSPEESAKLIQNILNHQTVGAPLHITALNAGAALYVAGKSESLMAGTLKALETIKNGAAKEQLARLKQKTKEEEIYA; encoded by the coding sequence ATGAATCAGCGACTATCAGCACTTGTTAACGGAGGTTTCCTATCAGAAAATGAAGCACATCAACTCATGTATGATATGATGAGCGGCTTCTTAACAGATGCCGAAGTCGCTGCAAGTCTATCGATTTTAGCGCATAGAGGAGAAACCGCTGAAGAAATGACAGGCTTCGTGAGGGCCATGCGGCAAAAAGCAGAACCAGCGGAAAGATCGCTTGATGTCGTTGACACATGCGGTACAGGGGGCGATGGACTTTCCACATTCAATATATCAACTGCAGCTGCAATTGTAGCTTCCGCCGCTGGTGCTAAAATTGCCAAACACGGAAATCGTTCAGTTTCTTCTAAAAGTGGAAGTGCCGACGTCCTAGAGTACCTTGGAATTCACATTCAATCCACTCCAGAAGAAACAAGGAGACAAATACAAGAGAAAAACATGGGCTTTTTATTTGCACCAATGTACCATTCATCTATGAAACAAGTAGCGGCTGTCCGCAAGCAGCTTGGCTTCAGGACGGTATTTAATTTATTAGGGCCGCTTTGCCACCCGATGCAAGCCAAAAAGCAAATCATCGGTGTGTATGCAAAGGAAAAGGCAAAATTAATGGCGGAAGCCCTTGCCCCATTAGAGCCAGAGCATGTCCTGTTTGTATGCGGGGAAGACGGGCTGGATGAACTAACAATTACAGCAAATTCGTATGTGATTGAACTCAAAAAAGGTGACATGACAGAATATACGCTAAACCCAGAAGACTTTGGACTGGCGAAAGGATACTTATCAGATATTCAGGTCCAATCACCAGAAGAGAGTGCAAAATTGATTCAGAATATATTGAATCATCAAACAGTAGGGGCGCCTCTTCATATTACAGCGCTGAATGCCGGAGCGGCTTTATATGTCGCAGGCAAGTCTGAAAGCCTCATGGCAGGAACATTAAAAGCATTAGAAACGATTAAAAACGGAGCAGCCAAAGAACAATTGGCACGTTTAAAACAAAAAACGAAAGAGGAAGAGATCTATGCTTAA
- a CDS encoding prephenate dehydrogenase translates to MNDANETILIAGLGLIGGSIALSIKKEYPYKKIVGYDVSKEQMVAATKLGIIDLAADSFAAGLAESATIILATPVQQTVKMLRDIANSGIERELTITDVGSTKQKVVHFAEKTLPNHYQFIGGHPMAGSHKSGVIAAKDFLFENAFYILTPAKETNRDAVDRLKDLLKGTNAHFIEMTPEEHDGVTSVISHFPHIVAASLVHQAHHFEEHFPLVKRFAAGGFRDITRIASSNPAMWRDILLHNKNKILDRFHEWKKEIDRIETFVQQEDAEGLFSYFQEAKEYRDGLPLRKKGAIPAFYDLYVDVPDHPGVISEITGHLANENISITNIRIIETREDINGILRISFQTEDDRKRAEICIKNRANYDTFYAD, encoded by the coding sequence ATGAATGATGCAAATGAAACAATATTAATCGCTGGACTTGGTTTAATTGGAGGTTCCATCGCACTGTCGATTAAAAAAGAGTATCCCTATAAAAAAATTGTTGGATACGATGTGTCTAAAGAACAAATGGTTGCAGCAACAAAGCTAGGTATCATTGATTTAGCAGCTGATTCATTTGCAGCAGGTTTGGCTGAATCTGCGACTATAATTTTGGCAACACCAGTTCAGCAAACAGTAAAGATGCTTCGTGATATTGCAAACTCTGGAATTGAGAGAGAGCTTACAATTACCGATGTCGGCAGCACAAAGCAAAAGGTCGTCCATTTTGCAGAAAAAACGCTTCCTAATCACTATCAATTTATTGGTGGACATCCAATGGCAGGCTCTCACAAGTCAGGTGTCATTGCAGCGAAAGACTTTTTATTTGAAAATGCGTTCTACATTTTAACGCCAGCAAAGGAAACAAACCGCGATGCTGTTGATCGTTTGAAGGACTTGTTAAAGGGAACAAATGCTCATTTTATTGAAATGACCCCAGAAGAACATGATGGTGTAACAAGTGTGATTAGTCATTTCCCGCATATTGTTGCTGCCAGCCTTGTGCATCAAGCGCATCATTTTGAAGAACACTTCCCACTTGTTAAACGGTTTGCTGCTGGAGGCTTTCGTGATATTACACGTATTGCATCAAGCAATCCTGCAATGTGGCGAGATATCCTTCTGCACAACAAAAATAAGATTTTAGACCGGTTCCATGAATGGAAAAAAGAGATCGACCGCATTGAGACCTTTGTGCAGCAAGAAGACGCTGAAGGCTTGTTCTCTTATTTTCAAGAGGCAAAGGAATATCGTGATGGACTTCCTTTGAGGAAAAAAGGTGCTATACCTGCTTTTTATGACCTTTATGTGGATGTTCCAGATCACCCTGGGGTCATTTCGGAAATTACAGGGCATTTAGCAAATGAGAACATCAGTATTACGAATATCCGTATTATTGAAACGCGGGAAGATATAAATGGGATTTTACGCATTAGCTTTCAAACAGAAGACGACCGTAAACGTGCAGAGATCTGTATAAAAAATAGAGCGAATTACGATACATTTTATGCTGACTGA
- the trpA gene encoding tryptophan synthase subunit alpha → MITFQLEQGEKLFIPFMTAGDPSEEITIDLALSLQAAGAHAIELGVPYSDPLADGPVIQRASKRALNHGMNIVKAIELAGKMKKNGVKIPVILFTYYNPVLQLDTEYFFALLRKNHISGLLTPDLPFEESSELQKNCQSYDISYISLVAPTSKERLVNIVEQAEGFVYCVSSLGVTGVRQTFDESITDFIQQVKQLSHIPVAVGFGISTREQVDSMNKLSDGVVVGSALVKKIEELQDQLLASDTRQDALREFETYAKTFSPLYSFK, encoded by the coding sequence ATGATCACATTTCAATTAGAGCAAGGCGAGAAATTATTCATCCCATTTATGACGGCAGGAGATCCGTCAGAAGAAATCACGATCGATTTAGCTTTGTCCCTTCAAGCAGCCGGTGCACATGCGATTGAGCTAGGCGTTCCTTACTCCGATCCGCTAGCAGACGGTCCTGTCATTCAAAGAGCCTCCAAAAGAGCTCTAAATCATGGCATGAATATCGTAAAAGCGATAGAATTAGCAGGGAAGATGAAAAAAAACGGTGTAAAAATTCCTGTTATTCTATTTACGTATTATAATCCTGTGTTACAATTAGACACAGAATACTTTTTCGCTTTACTGCGCAAAAACCATATTTCGGGACTCTTAACACCCGACTTGCCTTTTGAAGAAAGCAGTGAGCTGCAAAAGAACTGTCAATCATATGACATTTCATATATTTCGCTCGTTGCACCAACCAGTAAGGAACGATTAGTAAATATTGTAGAGCAGGCAGAAGGTTTTGTGTATTGTGTTTCATCTCTTGGTGTAACAGGTGTCAGGCAAACCTTTGACGAATCGATTACTGATTTTATTCAACAAGTGAAACAGCTGAGTCACATACCGGTTGCGGTCGGTTTTGGTATCTCAACAAGAGAGCAGGTAGACTCAATGAATAAACTGAGTGACGGCGTCGTTGTAGGCAGTGCACTTGTGAAAAAAATTGAAGAACTTCAAGATCAATTGTTAGCAAGTGATACACGTCAAGACGCTTTAAGAGAATTTGAAACCTATGCAAAAACATTTAGTCCCCTCTATTCATTCAAATGA
- a CDS encoding tetratricopeptide repeat protein produces the protein MNSSLQEAIKLVEAGETEKGLQTLAQAEKHLHDEEKAQAAQLYYDWGDIDKARNLISDLHDLYPEETGLTCFYAELLIDSDEEEKAISVLETIPEDDAAYPESLLLMADLYQMQGLFEVSEQKLLKAKELLPNEAIIDFALGELYFSQGLSKKAADYFYKVADQQHEVGGVNVFQRLAESLSTAGEFEDALEWYEKAVKGQTDPNTLFGYGFTAMRAGRTKTAIQQLSELKDIDPSYSSLYMPLAKSYEEEGLYHEALEVVKEGIKIDEYNKELYLYGAKIDLKNGDSEDAKKLLQEALALDPGYIEAIQTLLAIYLNEELFDEILDVIKEVKSFGEEDPKWNWYAASASVGREEYKEAAEYFKLALPDFDEERDFLYEYATFLLEEGRQKEALPLLRKVLQKDGTNEEIEETILRIEDEISL, from the coding sequence TTGAATAGTTCATTACAAGAAGCCATAAAATTAGTTGAGGCGGGTGAGACTGAAAAAGGACTTCAAACACTTGCTCAGGCAGAAAAGCATTTGCATGATGAAGAAAAGGCTCAGGCAGCTCAGTTATATTATGATTGGGGAGATATCGATAAAGCGAGAAATCTCATCAGTGATTTACATGATTTATATCCAGAGGAAACAGGGTTAACATGTTTTTATGCAGAACTTCTGATTGACTCTGATGAAGAAGAAAAGGCAATTTCGGTATTAGAGACAATTCCTGAAGATGATGCTGCATATCCAGAGAGCCTACTGTTAATGGCAGATTTGTATCAAATGCAAGGGCTATTTGAAGTCAGTGAACAAAAACTCTTAAAAGCAAAAGAGTTGCTTCCGAATGAAGCCATTATTGATTTTGCATTAGGTGAATTGTATTTTTCGCAAGGTCTTTCAAAGAAAGCGGCTGACTATTTCTACAAGGTCGCAGATCAACAACATGAAGTTGGCGGCGTCAATGTTTTTCAGAGGCTCGCTGAATCACTCAGCACAGCTGGAGAATTTGAAGATGCGCTTGAATGGTACGAAAAGGCAGTGAAAGGCCAAACAGACCCGAATACCCTTTTTGGTTACGGATTTACAGCGATGAGGGCTGGTCGAACGAAAACAGCCATTCAGCAGCTTTCCGAACTAAAAGATATTGATCCATCTTATTCGTCCCTTTATATGCCTTTAGCAAAAAGTTATGAGGAAGAAGGACTATATCACGAAGCTTTAGAGGTAGTCAAAGAGGGTATTAAAATTGATGAGTATAACAAAGAGTTATATTTATATGGTGCAAAGATTGACTTGAAAAATGGGGATTCAGAAGATGCGAAAAAGTTGCTTCAAGAAGCTCTTGCTCTTGACCCGGGCTATATTGAAGCGATTCAAACATTGCTCGCGATCTACTTAAATGAAGAGCTTTTTGATGAAATTCTAGATGTCATTAAAGAGGTTAAAAGCTTTGGGGAAGAGGATCCAAAATGGAATTGGTATGCTGCATCTGCATCTGTTGGACGAGAGGAATATAAAGAAGCAGCAGAGTACTTCAAGCTGGCTCTGCCTGATTTTGATGAGGAACGTGACTTTTTATATGAATACGCGACGTTCCTTTTAGAAGAAGGCAGACAAAAAGAAGCATTGCCTCTATTACGCAAAGTTCTTCAGAAAGATGGCACAAATGAAGAAATCGAAGAAACGATTTTAAGAATTGAAGACGAAATTTCCTTATAG
- the hisC gene encoding histidinol-phosphate transaminase: MQIKDQLKQLKPYQPGKPIEEVKKEYQLDKIVKLASNENPFGCSTHAREAIQAELEHLAIYPDGYSASLRTELAEFLQVNEKQLIFGNGSDELVQIIARAFLDQHTNTVIPSPSFPQYRHNAIIERAEIREVPLLDGGAHDLKGMLDAIDENTKVVWVCNPNNPTGNHLSESELVAFLDQVPAHVLVVLDEAYVEYVRAEDYPNSLSLLHSYQNVIVLRTFSKAYGLAALRVGYGIASKELITAIEPAREPFNTSRIAQAAARAAIKDQDFIRSCRQKNEAGLKQYQEFADRFGLFIYPSQTNFVLIDFKRDADELFHALLKKGYIVRSGKALGFPTSLRITVGTMEQNAEILSTLADLLQGIRA, from the coding sequence TTGCAAATCAAAGATCAATTAAAACAACTAAAACCATATCAACCTGGGAAACCAATTGAAGAGGTCAAAAAAGAATATCAATTAGACAAAATTGTGAAATTGGCTTCAAATGAAAACCCTTTTGGATGTTCCACACATGCAAGAGAGGCGATACAAGCTGAGCTTGAACATTTAGCGATCTATCCAGATGGATACAGCGCAAGTTTAAGAACAGAGCTTGCTGAGTTTCTTCAAGTAAATGAAAAACAATTAATATTCGGGAATGGCTCAGATGAACTTGTGCAAATTATTGCTAGGGCATTCCTTGACCAACATACAAATACCGTCATCCCATCTCCGTCTTTTCCGCAATATCGTCACAATGCAATCATTGAGCGGGCAGAGATTCGAGAAGTGCCGCTTTTAGACGGAGGAGCTCACGATCTAAAGGGCATGCTTGATGCGATTGATGAGAACACGAAGGTCGTTTGGGTATGCAACCCGAATAACCCGACAGGAAATCATTTGTCAGAATCTGAGCTTGTGGCGTTTTTAGATCAAGTACCCGCTCATGTACTTGTGGTACTAGATGAGGCATATGTCGAATATGTTCGTGCGGAAGACTATCCGAACAGCTTATCTTTATTACACAGTTATCAAAATGTTATCGTACTCCGAACGTTTTCAAAAGCGTATGGGCTGGCGGCGCTTCGAGTAGGCTATGGCATTGCATCAAAAGAGTTGATTACTGCGATTGAGCCAGCGAGAGAGCCGTTTAATACGAGTCGTATCGCCCAGGCAGCTGCTCGAGCGGCGATAAAAGATCAGGACTTCATTCGATCATGCAGACAGAAAAATGAGGCAGGTCTCAAACAATATCAAGAATTTGCTGACCGTTTTGGACTATTTATTTATCCGTCTCAAACAAACTTCGTGCTGATTGATTTTAAAAGGGATGCAGATGAACTATTTCATGCATTATTAAAAAAAGGCTATATTGTTCGATCTGGTAAAGCACTTGGTTTTCCAACGTCTTTACGTATTACGGTCGGAACAATGGAGCAAAATGCAGAAATTCTAAGTACACTTGCTGATTTATTGCAGGGCATTCGTGCGTAG
- the trpC gene encoding indole-3-glycerol phosphate synthase TrpC: MLNQIIARKKEHIQTLQLPDDGHFERRSFKEALVNTHRSIGLIAEVKKASPSKGIIQPNFDPLQTAKAYEKSNADCLSVLTDEPFFQGKNEYLSLIKKHIARPILRKDFIIDSIQIEESRRIGADAILLIGEVLEPQQLHELYIEAKEKGLDILVEVHAAETLEQILNLFTPEIIGVNNRNLKTFNTTVEQTKEIAPLVPKDCLLVSESGIQTFDDLTFVKKHGASAVLVGESLMREPSQEKAVQTLFGE, from the coding sequence ATGCTTAATCAAATCATTGCACGCAAAAAAGAACATATCCAAACGTTACAGTTACCTGATGATGGACACTTTGAAAGACGCTCATTTAAAGAAGCCCTTGTGAACACCCACCGCTCGATTGGGCTGATTGCTGAGGTGAAAAAGGCATCTCCTTCCAAAGGAATCATTCAGCCAAATTTTGATCCTCTGCAAACAGCAAAAGCATACGAAAAATCGAATGCTGATTGCTTATCAGTCTTAACAGATGAACCATTTTTTCAAGGAAAGAATGAGTATCTTTCCCTCATTAAAAAACACATTGCACGTCCCATTCTAAGAAAAGATTTCATCATCGATTCCATACAGATAGAAGAGTCAAGACGTATCGGTGCAGATGCCATTTTATTAATTGGAGAAGTGCTTGAACCACAACAGCTGCATGAACTCTATATTGAAGCGAAGGAAAAAGGATTAGATATTCTTGTCGAAGTTCATGCAGCAGAGACGCTGGAACAAATTTTAAACCTATTCACCCCTGAAATCATTGGCGTGAATAACCGAAATCTAAAAACCTTTAACACAACAGTTGAGCAAACAAAAGAGATTGCCCCACTTGTTCCAAAGGATTGCTTACTAGTAAGTGAAAGCGGTATTCAAACGTTTGATGATCTGACCTTTGTCAAAAAACATGGAGCGAGTGCTGTTCTTGTAGGTGAATCATTAATGAGAGAACCATCACAAGAAAAAGCCGTTCAGACGTTATTTGGAGAATGA